The stretch of DNA TATCCCGGCCGCGTCTCCGGCACCGCGCTCAAGAACCCCGATTTCGCCGCCTACGCCACGGCCTTCGGCGGCTACGGCGAGCGGGTCGAGCGCAACGAGGACTTCCCGGCGGCCCTGGCGCGGGCGCTCGGCTCGGGCCTGCCGGCGATCCTGCATTGCCCGATCGACCCCGAGGCGATCACGCCGACGACCACCATCCAGGCCTTGCGCGACCGGAAGCGGCCCTGAAGCGTCGATCTCGACGCCCTCATCCCACTCCCGACTCCATCCCGAGGCGTCAGGCGATCGCCGGTCGCCTCGGGAAGAGGTCGCGAGAGCTTCGCGGTTAAGGGCCCGCTCGCCGTGACCGGCTCACGGGGGACTTCCACCCTCAAGAACGCGCCCATGCCGGGCGCAGCACGAAAAAGGGCCCCTCTCCGGGGAGAAGGGCCCTCTCACGATCGAAGCCTCGAAGAAAATCAGGCGGCGATCGACATGGTCGGCTCGGCGGCGCGCACGTCGGCGTCGACATGGGCCTCGAAGCGCTTGAAGTTGGCCTGGAACATCTCGACCAGGCTCTTGGCGGTCGCCGCGAAGGCGGCCTTATCCTGCCAGGTCTTTACCGGGTAGAGGATGTGCGGCTCGACGCCCGGCACCGAGGTCGGCACCGCGAAGCCGAAATACGGGTCGCGGCGGAAATCCGCCTTGGCGAGCGAGCCGTCCAGGGCCGCGGTGAGGAGACGGCGGGTGACCCGGATCGGCATGCGCCGCCCGGTGCCGACGCCGCCGCCGGTCCAGCCGGTGTTGACCAGCCAGCAATCGACGTGGTGGCGGGCGATCAGGTCGCGCAGCAGGTTGCCGTAGACCGAGGGGTGACGCGGCATGAACGGCGCGCCGAAGCAGGTCGAGAAGGTCGCCTCCGGGCCCTTCAGCCCCTTCTCGGTGCCGGCCACCTTGGCGGTGTAGCCCGAGAGGAAGTGGTACATGGCTTCGGCGCCGGTCAGCTTGGCGATCGGGGGCAGCACCCCGAAGGCGTCGCAGGTCAGCATGACGATGTTCTTCGGGTGCCCGGCCTGGCCCGTGGCGCTCGAATTGCTGATGAAGGGCAGCGGGTAGGCGCAGCGGGTGTTCTCGGTGCGCGAGGCGTCGTCGAAGTCCGGCAGGCGGGTGACCGGATCGATGACGACGTTCTCCATCACGGTGCCGAAGCGCTCGGTGGTGGAGTAGATCTCGAGCTCGGCCTCCTTCGACAGGCGGATGGTCTTGGCGTAGCAGCCGCCCTCGAAGTTGAAGATGCCCTTCGGGCTCCAGCCGTGCTCGTCGTCGCCGAGCAGCACGCGGTTCGGGTCGGAGGACAGGGTGGTCTTGCCGGTGCCCGACAGGCCGAAGAACAGGGCCGAGTCACCCTCGTGACCGACATTGGCCGAGCAGTGCATCGGCATCACGCCGGCCTTGGGCAGCACGTAGTTCAGGTAGGTGAAGACCGATTTCTTCATCTCGCCGGCGTACGAGGTGCCGCCGATCAGCACGATCTTGCGCGAGAAGTCGACCGCGATGACGGTCTCGGTGCGGCAGCCGTGCCGGGCCGGGTCGGCACGGAAGCTCGGCAGGTCGATGATGGTCAGTTCCGGCTCGAAGGTGGCGAGGGTCTCGCGCTCCGGGCGGATCAGCAGGTTGCGGATGAACAGCGAGTGCCAGGCATATTCGGTGAAGACCCGGGTGCGGACCCGGTGACCGACCTCGGCGCCGCCGACGAGATCCTGCGCGAACAGCTCACGCCCCTCGGCATGGGCCAGGAAGTCCTCCAGCAGGGTCTCGAACTGGGGCCGGGTGATGCCGCCGTTGTTCTCCCACCACACCTCGTTCTCGGTATCGGCGTCGCGGACGACGAACTTGTCCTTGGGCGAGCGGCCGGTATGGATGCCGGTCTCGGCCACCAGGGCGCCGCCGGCGGCCAGCTGCGCCTCGCCGCGCTGCAGCGCGTGCTCGTAGAGGCTCGGGGCCTC from Methylobacterium aquaticum encodes:
- a CDS encoding phosphoenolpyruvate carboxykinase, translated to MNDIGVFNEAFGAAKIGLRNLKRVNWNLEAPSLYEHALQRGEAQLAAGGALVAETGIHTGRSPKDKFVVRDADTENEVWWENNGGITRPQFETLLEDFLAHAEGRELFAQDLVGGAEVGHRVRTRVFTEYAWHSLFIRNLLIRPERETLATFEPELTIIDLPSFRADPARHGCRTETVIAVDFSRKIVLIGGTSYAGEMKKSVFTYLNYVLPKAGVMPMHCSANVGHEGDSALFFGLSGTGKTTLSSDPNRVLLGDDEHGWSPKGIFNFEGGCYAKTIRLSKEAELEIYSTTERFGTVMENVVIDPVTRLPDFDDASRTENTRCAYPLPFISNSSATGQAGHPKNIVMLTCDAFGVLPPIAKLTGAEAMYHFLSGYTAKVAGTEKGLKGPEATFSTCFGAPFMPRHPSVYGNLLRDLIARHHVDCWLVNTGWTGGGVGTGRRMPIRVTRRLLTAALDGSLAKADFRRDPYFGFAVPTSVPGVEPHILYPVKTWQDKAAFAATAKSLVEMFQANFKRFEAHVDADVRAAEPTMSIAA